The Mycolicibacterium insubricum DNA segment CGCCACCGCGAAGCCGCTGGCGGAGGCGGCCGGAAAAACGGTGTCGCCTTTGACGTCCGTCAAGATGATCGTGGACTCCTGGCTCACGTTTGCCGGATAGCCGGTACCAGCTGGCACTCGGTCCGCTAGCTGCGCAGTGTTCCGGGGCCTGCGCCGAAAGAGGGCGCCGTGCGTGGGTCAGCGGCGACTCTCGCCGGAAAGCAGAAACTTCCTGCTCCCAGGGGGTTTATTGTGGCCAGGGCCGGGATCGAACCGGCGACCTTCCGCTTTTCAGGCGGACGCTCGTACCAACTGAGCTACCTGGCCGGAAGGCAAGTTTCCTCGCCGTTCTGGCGACCCTGACGGGACTCGAACCCGCGACCTCCGCCGTGACAGGGCGGCGCGCTAACCAACTGCGCCACAGGGCCTTGCTTTCCTGCGTGCTCCGGCAATGCTGCCGTTGCGTACCCCCAACGGGATTCGAACCCGTGCTACCGCCGTGAAAGGGCGGCGTCCTAGGCCACTAAACGATGGGGGCCAATCCGAATCACTCCGGGGTACTCACAACGCTGCACGTTGGGAGCGTCGATAGCTTAGGGCACCGGACGCCCAATTCCCAAACCGATTGACAGCAACCCGTCTACCAGCGCCGATCCCGACGACGCCGCACCACGCGCCCTCGGTGTCGACACCCACCGCGGAGTCGGTATGGTGTTGGCTCACGCCCCTATAGCTCAGTCGGTAGAGCTACGGACTTTTAATCCGCAGGTCCCAGGTTCGAGCCCTGGTGGGGGCACAAAACTGCACACGCCGTCGACGGGAAGATCATCGGTCGCTCACCGAGAAACGACCGGCCGCGCGGCCGTGACAGCGCCTTCACCGCGAAATCTGGCAGCGAGACGACCTGCACCGAAGACTCCGTATTCCCGGTATCCAGGCGCCTCAGGCCCTCACCAGCGATCCTGGCGACCTTCAGCTTCCGCGCAGCACTCCGGTAGGTCGTCATCGTGGCGGGCGACCGGTTCGAGTCCTCGGGCACGGGCTGCTCGCCGTCATCCTCGCCGCCGTGCTGGTGACGATCGCCTCGCTATGCCAGACGCCGACCGATAGTCGCCCGGTCGGCCCGACGTCGGGGTCGTCGTCGCGGGCGCCGATCACCTCCGGACACCGATCCACATCGTCGGTGCCGCGGACGACGGTCACCCGGCCCAGCGGCAAGCCGACCTGCCGAGACCTCGGCCGCACCGACATCCCGCGCGGTGACCCGGACTATGCGCCATGGCTCGATGGTGATGGGGATGGGATTGCGTGCGAATCCCGGAAGCCCCGCTGACCCGACGGTTACGCTCCACGCTCATGTGGGGAAAATTCGCCGCGGCCATCGCCGCCCTGTCGATCGTCGCTGCCGCGCCGGCCGGCGCCGAACCCGCCGACGACACGTTCATCGGTGCACTCGACGCGCAGGTCATCCCGTACACCAGCCGTGATGCGGCGATCGCTGCGGGCAAGTCCGTCTGCGACGGCTTCGGCCAGGGCGACAGCTTCGACGCGGTCACCGTGGGTGTGCGAGAGGCTGGGTCGCAGCTGACGTCGCTGGACCAGGCAGTCGCGTTCGTGAAGGCTGCGGCGGAGGCGTATTGCCCGCAGGATGCGAATCCGAATGCTGCGCAGGCGGTTACGCCGGAATCGTGGGGTATGGATGACGGTATCGGTGTTGGTCCGCGGGCGGCCGGTACGGCGTGTCTGGCGGCGGAGTCTCACCAGTGGGCGGATTCGACGGATGGTAGTGGTAAGGCGTTGTGGTGTCCGCCGCCGGCGTTCGTCTGGGTGCACGTGAGCTGAACACCGAAAGCCGCTTCGGCCTCCAGGTGCACACCGGAACATGGCCGGCAAAAGGACTCCTCGCCACGGTCATGGCGCAAGAGGGCAGCCGCGAGGGGCGGTCAGGCCGCGACGGCGCTGATCTCCCGGCATTTGCGGCAGCGCATCCGGCGGGCATCGATCGGAACGGCGTTCTTGGTCTTGCACTTCGGGCAGGCGATCGTGCGCAGCTCGCGTTTGGCCTCGGCGGCCGGCTTGGCGGCCGGCTTCGGCGAGGCAGCGGGCTTGTCCTCAACGGCGTTCGGCTCGGACTCGACGGCGGCCTTCGGCTCGGGCTCGACGGCGGCCTCCGGCTCCGCGGCCTCGGGCTGGACGACGACGGGCTCCGGCTCGACAGCCGCAACCTCGACAGCCGCAACCTCAACCTCGGCGACCGGCTCCGCAGCGGCCTCGGCAACCTCGACGGCCTCAACAACCTCGACGACGGGCTCCTCCACCGCCGCGGCCGACTGGACACCGTCGGCCGGCGCGTCCGATCCGGCCGTCTCGGGCTCCGCGGACTCGGCTGCCTCAGCCGCCGCCCGGGCGGCCTTGCGCTTGGCCACGCCGGCCAGCGTCGCGCGCGCCGAAATCAGTCGAGCGCGCTCGACCGCGCCGTGCGGGGCCAGGATCGCCAGCCCGACGCCCAGCGGGCCGAGGAAGAAGAACGTGATGGCGGCAAATGCCCATGGATTGCGTTCCCGGTCGTTGGCGATCAGGCCGGCTACCGCGGCACTGATACCCCAGAGGACGAACACCGAGGCCCCCGTGACCACATACTCCATAAACCGATCTCCATATCGCGGACAGCAACGTGCCCCGGGGCGGAGCGCGCTGGTTACAGCAAAAACTACCCGAACGAGCCGGGCCGCCCGGGGTGGATGGGCCGCGTCGTCGTCACCGTGGTGACCGCGGGGCCACCCGTGGGTGCGGTCGAGGCGCCCAGGATGAACGCCACCGCGCCGACGACCAGCGCCACCACGACCGCGACCAGCAGCACCAGGTGCCAGATCGGCCGACGCATCAGCACCGGCTGCGGCACCATGATCACCGGCGGCGACGGCGCCATCACGGGCGCATGAGCCTGGGCCGGAACAGGCTGAGGAACGGGCGCAGGGGCGGCAACCGGAGCGGCGGGCTGCAGCATCGGCAGCGGCCCGGTCACCGGATCACCACCGACGTCGATCAGTTCGGCCATCATCGCCTCGGCGCTGGGGAATCGCGCGGCCTCCTCCGGGGTCATCGCCCGGTCGACGATGGCCGCGAGCTGTGGATCGATGTCGGGGCGCAGCACGGCCACCGGCGGCGGCGGGTTCTCGGTGATGGCCCGCGCCAGGGCCACCAGGTTTTCCTGCGGGAAGGCCCGCCGGCCGGTCAGCGCCTCGTAGCCGACCACGCCGACGGCGTACAGGTCGTCGGAGACCGTCGCCGGGCGCCCGGTGAGCCGCTCCGGGCTCATATAGGCCATCGTGCCCATGATCTGCCCGGTCTGGGTGTGGAAGGTCTCGGGCCCCTTGGCCAGCCCGAAGTCGGCGACCTTGGCCGATCCTGTCGCGGTGAACAGGATGTTGGCCGGTTTGATGTCGCGGTGCAAGATGCCGGCGGCATGGGCGGCCGACAGCGCCGCCAGCACCTCGACCAGCATCCGCCGGACATACGGCGGAGGCACCGGCCCCATGGCGATCACCTCGGCGAGGCTGCGCCCGGGCAGCCGCTCCATCACCAGGTACGGCGCACCGCGGTGCTGGCCGCTGTCGTAGACGTTGACGATGTTGGGGTGGTGCAGCGCCGATGCCGCCTGCGCCTCCAGCCAGAACCGGTGCAGGTACTCGGGATTGGTGTCATAGCCGGCATAGAGCAGCTTGATGGCGACGGAATACCCGGTCCGGGTGTCGATGGCCTCGCGCACCTCGGCCATACCGCCACGGCCCAGGACGCCACGAACCTCGTAGCGGCCGCCGAGCAGTTCGGGGGCCATCATGTGCACCACCTTATTCTGCCCGCGCCCCCGCGCGGCCGCAGACACTATCGGTACGGGCAGTAGTGCATCGGGTTGTCCCGCTCGGACAGCGGGGGCAGATTGCGGACCGGGGTCTCCGGCGGCGGGCTGTCGGCCGGGATCCGCCCGGCGGCACGGTCGAGCGCCGCCCGGGCGCGCGGGTGTTTGCGGTACCGCGGCGGCACCAAGGAAAACGAGATGCGCACGACGTCGCAGAACCGGCGGTGCCACCATTCGTCGCGCCGTGACCAGCTGAACCCCAGCAAATCCCGGACCGGCTGGTCGTAGAGCCCGACGGTGAACCAGAGCAGCAGCGGCGCCACCAGCCGTCGTTGCACCGGGGCGAACACCGCGTCCGGCACGAACGCGGCGAACGGCGGCTTCGGGTAGTCGGCCAGCGCCAGCACCTGACGGGTCGCCGGGTTGTCCTCCAGCACCTCCCGGCACATCCGCTCCCAGTACGCCTGGAACTCCTCCCAGCTGGCCGGCACCGGCCGCATGCTCATCCCGTACATGGCGTACCACCCGACGTGCTCGTCGAACAGCCGGCGCTTCTCGTCCTCGGTGAGCCCGCCGCTGAGATTGTCGGCGTCGATGAGAGTGCCGACGAAGAATGTGGAGTGCGCCCAGTAGAAGACCTCCGGGTTGAGCGCGTGGTAGCGCCGGCCCTGGTCATCCACACCTTTGATGTCGACGTGATAGTCGCGCACCTCGGCCCCGGTGCCCGGGGCGCGTTCGCCGTCGAAGACCACCCCGGCGATCGGGTACAGCGAACGCAGCACCCGCTGCCACGGCTCCTCGGCGAACGACGAGTAGTCCGTCACCGCCGCCCCGAGCTGCGGGTGCATGTTCTGCATGGTTCCGGCAAACGGGCCCTGCAGCATGCCGCGCCAGTCCCCGAAGTACTTCCACGTCAATGACCCCGGACCCAGGGGTGTCACTGCCGTGGTGGGCCTATGTTGAGTCACCGGCGATCACGTCCGATCGTTGAAGAAACGACAACACTGGACAAAAATGACTACATACGTTGTCATCGATGAGTTTAGGAGCCCCGTGAATTCCGGTCAACGCCGCGGTCGATGGTCCGGCGTCCCCCTCTCCGACCGTCCCTCGCGCCGCCGCGACGCGCTGCTGGCCGCGGGCATCGCCGCGCTCGGCGCCCCCGACGGCCCGGCGCTGACGGTACGGGCGATCTGCCGCGAAGCTCGCCTGACCGAACGTTATTTCTACGAAAGCTTCACCGACCGTGAGCAATTCGCCCGCGCGGTGTACGACGAGGTCGGCAACTCGGCGATGGCCGCCCTGGCCTCGGCGAGCGGCCCGCGCCAGGCCGTCGAACGCTTCGTCGCCCTGATGGTCGACGACCCCGCCCGCGGCCGGGTGCTGCTGCTGGCGCCGGCGGCCGAACCCGCGCTGATGCGCAGCGGCCCGGACTGGATGACCGACTTCATCACCCTGCTGCAGCAACGACTGCCCGGCACCGTCGACCCGATCGCCGCCCAGCTGACCGCCATCAGCATGATCGGCGGCCTCACCGCCCTGTTCACCGCCTATCTCGACGGCCGACTGCAACTCGACCGGGAACGCTTCATCGACTATTGCGTGGCCCTGCTCACGACACGGATAGTCGACTAAGGGGCAAATAAGGCGCAAATAAGGACAAACGTCACAATTGCGCCACACCGCCCCCCGGAAAACTTGATGCAACCGATGGACACAGATATATTGACTGCAACCATCAGGTACAGATAACTGGAGGGCCCGTGCCTAAAGACCTGACCGACCTGCAACTGCTGACCGAGCTTCAGCCGGTCGTGGAAGAGAACATCAACCGCCACATGAAGATGGCGCGCGAGTGGAACCCGCACGACTACATCCCGTGGTCGGACGGCAAGAACTACTACGCCCTCGGCGGCCAGGACTGGGATCCGGAGTCCTCCAAGCTCTCCGAGGTCGCGCAAACCGCGATGGTGCAGAACCTGCTGACCGAGGACAACCTGCCGTCCTATCACCGCGAGATCGCGATGAACTTCTCCATGGACGGCCCGTGGGGCTTCTGGGTCAACCGCTGGACCGCCGAGGAGAACCGGCACGGCATCGCCCTGCGCGACTACCTGGTCGTGACCCGCGCCGTCGACCCCGTCGAGCTGGAGATCACCCGGATGGAGCAGGTCACCCGCGGCTTCTCCCCGGGCCAGAACCACCAGGGTGACCTGTTCGCCGAGAGCCTGTTCGACGCCGTCATGTACGTCTCGTTCCAGGAGCTCGCCACCCGCGTGTCGCACCGCAACACCGGCAAGGCGTGCAACGACCCGGTCGCCGACGCGCTGCTGGGCAAGATCTCCAACGACGAGAACCTGCACATGATCTTCTACCGGGACACCAGCGCCGCCGGCCTGGACATCTGCCCCAACCAGGCGATGCACTCGCTGCACCGGGTGCTGCGTAACTTCCGGATGCCCGGGTTCACCGTGCCGGAGTTCCGCCGCAAGGCCGTCATCATCGCCGTCGGCGGTGTCTACGACCCGCGCATCCACCTCAACGACGTGGTGATGCCGGTGCTCAAGAAGTGGCGGATCTTCGAGCGCGAGGACTTCACCGGCGAGGCCGCGCGGATGCGCGACGACCTGGGTCTGCTCATGGAGGAGCTCGAAGAGACCTGCGTGAAGTTCGAGGTTGCCAAGGAACGACGGCTGGAGCGTGAGCGCAAGGTCGCCGAGAAGAAGGCGATGAAGAACCTGCTGGTGTCGTCATCGGCGTAACCGAAGCGCCGGCGACGGCGAACCCCTCGGCTTCATCGGCCCGATCCGCCCTGCGGATCGGGCCGATCGAGTTGGCCAGCCCGGTGGTGCTGGCCCCGATGGCCGGCGTGACCAACGTCGCCTTCCGCACCTTGTGCCGGGAGCTGGAGATCGAACGGGCCGGCACGGTCAGTGGCCTCTACGTCTGCGAAATGGTGACCGCGCGGGCGCTGGTCGAACGCCACCCGGTGACCCTGCACATGACGACGTTCGGCCCGGACGAGTCCCCGCGGTCGCTGCAGCTCTACACCGTCGACCCGGACACCACCTACGACGCGGCCCGGATGATCGCCACCGAGGGCCTGGCCGACCACATCGACCTGAACTTCGGCTGCCCGGTGCCCAAGGTCACCCGCCGCGGCGGCGGCGCCGCGCTGCCCTACAAGCGCCGACTGTTCGGCCGGATCGTCGCGGCCGCCGTGCGGGCCTGCGCCGGCACCGACATCCCGGTCACCGTGAAGTTCCGGATCGGGATCGACGACGACCACCACACCCACTTCGACGCCGGCCGGATCGCCGAGGCCGAGGGTGCCGCCGCGGTCGCCCTGCACGCCCGCACCGCCGCCCAGCGCTACTCCGGCACCGCCGACTGGTCGGCCATCGCCGCCCTCAAAGAGCAGGTGACGACCATCCCGGTGCTCGGCAACGGCGACATCTTCGATGCCGACGACGCCCTGGCCATGATGGCTGAGACCGGGTGCGACGGGGTGGTGATCGGGCGCGGCTGCCTGGGCCGGCCGTGGCTGTTCGCCGAGCTGTCGGCGGCCTTCAACGGCGTACCGGCCGCGACCCCGCCCACCCTCGGCGAGGTCGCGACCATCATCGGCCGCCACGGTGAACTGCTGGCCGAACACTTCGGCGAGGACAAGGGCATGCGGGACATCCGCAAACACGTCGCCTGGTATCTGCACGGCTTCCCGGCCGGCGCGGACCTGCGCCGCGCACTGGCCCTGGTCAAGACCCGCGGCGAACTCGAAACCCTGCTCGGCGAGCTCGACGGCGACGTACCGTTCCCGCCGCACGCCGCCGGTCCGCGGGGCCGCCAGGGTTCCCCGTCGGCGGTGTCGCTGCCCGACGGTTGGCTGGCCGATCCCGACGATCTGACCGTCCCGACGGCCGCCGACGTGATGAATTCCGGCGGCTGAGCAGCGCTACCGCTAGCAAACTGCAACATTTCCGGAATCGGAGCTACGGGCCGTTTTCGATACCATAGGAACTCGTTCCATTTCGCCCAAACGGCGCGATGGGCACCCGAACGTGCCAACTATCCGCCCCGGGAGGATCCGCGATGAGTGACGGCCACGACCCCGCGGCGCCGCCGCGGTCGGGGGCCGCGCCGTGGGAACGACAGCCCGTCGTGCCCGCCGGATTCGACCAGAGCGGCGAACCCGACCCGACCGCCGGGTTCCATCCGACATCCGGCCCGCCGCCCGCGCCGCCCGCCCCGGAGCCGGAACCGGCCGCCCGCTCGAGCGGACACCATACCGACGGCATCCCGGCGGCCGAGCTGATCGCCCGCCTCGGCGGCCTGCCCCCGCGTCCCGCCCCCGAGCCCGACCCGGCCTTCCCACCGGTCCCGGTGCCGCCGTCCGCACCCGCGGACCCACGGCCCGTCCTGCCGCCCGCCCCGCAACGCGCCCGGCAGCACGATCCCGAGGCCCCCGAACCTGAGGCCAAAGCCCACACCCACCGTCCCCGGCACCCGCTGCTGCTGGCCGGGCGCAGCCTGATCGCGCTGATCGCGATCACCGCGCTGGTGCTGACCGGCGGTGCCTGGCAGTGGATGGCCAGCAAGAACCACGCGCTGAGGCAGGTGGCCGCGCTCGATCCCAACTCCCGCGACATCCGCGACGCCAACGCCCAGTACGGCGACGAGAACTTCCTGATCGTCGGCGTCGACAGCCGCTACGGCGAGAACTCCGGCATGGGCGCCGGAGACACCGAAGACGCCGGCGGCGCCCGCTCCGACAGCATCATCCTGGTGAACATTCCGGCGAACCGGAAACGCGTCGTCGCGGTGTCCTTCCCGCGCGATCTCGCCATCACCCCGATGCGCTGCGAGGCGTGGAACGCCGCCACCGGCGACTACGGCCCGGTGTACGACGAGGAGACCGGCGAATACGGCCCGGACTACCTCTACACCGAGACCAAACTCAATTCCGCCTATTCCTTCGGTGGGCCGAAGTGCCTGGTCAAGGTGATCCAGAAGATCTCCGGACTGTCGGTCAGCAGGTTCATGGCCGTCGACTTCGCCGGGTTCTCCAAGATGGTCGACGCCCTCGGCGGCGTCGACGTCTGCAGCACCACCCCGCTGGAGGACTACGAGTTGGGCACCGTCCTGGAGCACGCCGGCCACCAGCGCATCGACGGCCACACGGCACTCAACTATGTTCGCGCCCGTCAGGTCACCACCGAGGTCAACGGCGACTACGGCCGCATCAAACGCCAGCAGTTGTTCCTGTCCTCGCTGCTGCGCTCGATGATCTCCAAGGACACCTTCTTCTCGCTGTCCAAGCTCAACAACGTGGTCAACACGTTCATCGCCGACAGCTACGTCGCCAACATCACCACCAAGGACCTGGTCGACCTGGGCCAATCCGTGCAGGGCATCGCGGCCGGCCGGATCACCTTCGTGACGCTGCCCACCACCGGCATCACCGACGCCGACGGCAACGAGGAGCCCTACACCGGCGCGATCGAGGCGCTGTTCGACGCGATCATCGACGACGATCCGTTGCCCGGTGAGAACGACAAGAACGAGACCACCACCGCGGTGAGCACCACCGGCTCCAGCGCGAGCGGCTCGCACACGACGACCAGCACGACCACGACGACGACCACCGCGGCCGCCGAACCGAGCACCGAGACCGTCGACGTCGCGGCGGTGGCGCCGCACGGTGTCAACGTGCACGTGTCCAACTCCACCCCGCACGCCGGGCTCGGTTCGTCGACGAGCACCGCCCTGGCCGCGCACGGGTTCTCCGTCGACACCCCCGACGATTATTCGACCGAGCTGACGCACACCGTGGTGCGCTACTCCCCCGGTAACGAGGAGGCGGCAGCGACCGTCGCGGCCAGCCTGGGCAATCCGCCGATCGAACGGATCAGCGGCCTCGGCGAGGGCGTGCAGGTGATCCTCGGGGCCGACTTCACCACGGTCGGCGCGCCGCCGGCGGCCGGCTCGACGATCCAGGTGCGGAAGCTCCAAGGCTCGTCGGAGACCGCGACGGCCGACCTGCCCGCCGGCATCAGCCTGACCAACGCCGCGGACGTCACCTGCGAGTAGCGTCGTTCACCGGGCGTTCGCCGGAGCCACATGCCACGATCCAGCACCGCGACGTACCCTAGGTAGATGCGCACCGCCTACCACGATCAGCTCGCCGCACTGTCCACCCGGTTGGGCGACATGTGTGGGCTGTCCGGCCGGGCGATGGAGCGCGCCACCCAGTCCCTGCTGCAGGCCGACCTGCTGCTGGCCGAGCAGGTGATCTCCGATCACGACCAGATCACCAGGATGAGCGCCCAGGCCGAAGAGGAAGCCTTCATGATCCTGGCGCTGCAGGCACCGGTCGCCGGTGACCTGCGATCCATCATCGCCGCCATCCAGATCGTCGCCGACATCGACCGGATGGGGGCCCTGGCCCTGCACGTCGCGAAGATCACCCGTCGCCGTCACCCCCAGCACGCCCTGCCCGAGGAGGTCAACGGCTACTTCGCCGAAATGGGCCGGCTAGCGGTGGAACTGGGCAACAGTGCCCGCGAGGTGCTGCTGTCCCGCGACCCGGAGCAGGCCGCCCGCATCCACGAAGACGACGACGCGATGGACGACCTGCACCGGCACCTGTTCACCGTGCTGATGGACCGGGAGTGGCGCCACGGTGTTGCCGCCGCCGTCGACGTGACCCTGCTGGGGCGCTTCTACGAGCGCTTCGCCGACCACGCCGTTGAGGTCGCCCGCCGGGTCATCTTCCAGGTCACCGGCACGTTCCCCGAGGAACGCGCCTGCGACACCCCGTAATTCGGGTCAGCCGAACCGCCCGGAGATTCAGCCGAACCGCCCGGAGATATAGTCCTCCGTCGCCTTCTCGGTCGGGTTCGAGAAGATCTTCTCGGTGTCGTCGATCTCCACCAGCCGGCCCGGTTTCCCGGTCGCCTCCAGGTTGAAGAACGCGGTCTGGTCGCTGACCCGAGCGGCCTGCTGCATATTGTGCGTGACGATCACAATCGTGAAGTCCTGCTTCAGTTCTGCGATCAGGTCCTCGATCGCCAGCGTGGAGATCGGGTCCAGCGCCGAACACGGCTCGTCCATCAACAGCACCTCGGGTTGCACCGCGATGGCGCGCGCGATGCACAGCCGCTGCTGCTGACCGCCGGACAGTCCGCCGCCGGGTTCGTCGAGCCGGTCCTTGACCTCGTTCCACAGGTTGGCGCCCTTGAGCGACTGCTCCACCGTCTCCTGGAGAACCTTACGGTTGCGGACGCCCTGCAGCTTCAGACCGGCGACGACGTTGTCGCGAATCGACATGGTGGGGAACGGGTTCGGACGCTGGAACACCATGCCCACCGTCTTACGGACGCCAACCGGGTCGACACCGGATCCGTAGATGTCGTCGCCGTCGAGCAGTACCGAACCCTCGACGCGGGCACCCGGGATCACCTCGTGCATCCGGTTGAGGGTGCGCAGCACCGTCGACTTGCCGCAGCCCGACGGTCCGATGAATGCCATCACGCTGCGCGGCGACACCGACAGCGACACCTCGGCCACCGCGTGGAACGAGCCGTAGTAGATGTTGACGTCTTTGAGATCCAGACGTTTCGCCATGCCGTTTCCCCTAAACCTTTTTCGGGGCGAAGAATTTCGCGACGAATCGCGCGCCCACATTGAGTACCGCAACCAGAATGACCAGCGTCAGTGCCGCGCCCCAGAGCCGGTCGGAGGTGACCGGGTTGCCCGCGCCGCCCGCCGACACCTGGTCGAACATCATGCCGGGCAGGGAGCCCTGGAACCCGTTGAACATGTCGAAATTGATGGCCTGGGAGTAGCCGACCAGGAT contains these protein-coding regions:
- a CDS encoding excalibur calcium-binding domain-containing protein, whose protein sequence is MPRTTVTRPSGKPTCRDLGRTDIPRGDPDYAPWLDGDGDGIACESRKPR
- a CDS encoding DUF732 domain-containing protein; amino-acid sequence: MWGKFAAAIAALSIVAAAPAGAEPADDTFIGALDAQVIPYTSRDAAIAAGKSVCDGFGQGDSFDAVTVGVREAGSQLTSLDQAVAFVKAAAEAYCPQDANPNAAQAVTPESWGMDDGIGVGPRAAGTACLAAESHQWADSTDGSGKALWCPPPAFVWVHVS
- a CDS encoding serine/threonine-protein kinase, whose amino-acid sequence is MMAPELLGGRYEVRGVLGRGGMAEVREAIDTRTGYSVAIKLLYAGYDTNPEYLHRFWLEAQAASALHHPNIVNVYDSGQHRGAPYLVMERLPGRSLAEVIAMGPVPPPYVRRMLVEVLAALSAAHAAGILHRDIKPANILFTATGSAKVADFGLAKGPETFHTQTGQIMGTMAYMSPERLTGRPATVSDDLYAVGVVGYEALTGRRAFPQENLVALARAITENPPPPVAVLRPDIDPQLAAIVDRAMTPEEAARFPSAEAMMAELIDVGGDPVTGPLPMLQPAAPVAAPAPVPQPVPAQAHAPVMAPSPPVIMVPQPVLMRRPIWHLVLLVAVVVALVVGAVAFILGASTAPTGGPAVTTVTTTRPIHPGRPGSFG
- a CDS encoding oxygenase MpaB family protein, with the translated sequence MTQHRPTTAVTPLGPGSLTWKYFGDWRGMLQGPFAGTMQNMHPQLGAAVTDYSSFAEEPWQRVLRSLYPIAGVVFDGERAPGTGAEVRDYHVDIKGVDDQGRRYHALNPEVFYWAHSTFFVGTLIDADNLSGGLTEDEKRRLFDEHVGWYAMYGMSMRPVPASWEEFQAYWERMCREVLEDNPATRQVLALADYPKPPFAAFVPDAVFAPVQRRLVAPLLLWFTVGLYDQPVRDLLGFSWSRRDEWWHRRFCDVVRISFSLVPPRYRKHPRARAALDRAAGRIPADSPPPETPVRNLPPLSERDNPMHYCPYR
- a CDS encoding TetR/AcrR family transcriptional regulator, whose product is MNSGQRRGRWSGVPLSDRPSRRRDALLAAGIAALGAPDGPALTVRAICREARLTERYFYESFTDREQFARAVYDEVGNSAMAALASASGPRQAVERFVALMVDDPARGRVLLLAPAAEPALMRSGPDWMTDFITLLQQRLPGTVDPIAAQLTAISMIGGLTALFTAYLDGRLQLDRERFIDYCVALLTTRIVD
- a CDS encoding acyl-ACP desaturase, encoding MPKDLTDLQLLTELQPVVEENINRHMKMAREWNPHDYIPWSDGKNYYALGGQDWDPESSKLSEVAQTAMVQNLLTEDNLPSYHREIAMNFSMDGPWGFWVNRWTAEENRHGIALRDYLVVTRAVDPVELEITRMEQVTRGFSPGQNHQGDLFAESLFDAVMYVSFQELATRVSHRNTGKACNDPVADALLGKISNDENLHMIFYRDTSAAGLDICPNQAMHSLHRVLRNFRMPGFTVPEFRRKAVIIAVGGVYDPRIHLNDVVMPVLKKWRIFEREDFTGEAARMRDDLGLLMEELEETCVKFEVAKERRLERERKVAEKKAMKNLLVSSSA
- the dusB gene encoding tRNA dihydrouridine synthase DusB; translated protein: MRIGPIELASPVVLAPMAGVTNVAFRTLCRELEIERAGTVSGLYVCEMVTARALVERHPVTLHMTTFGPDESPRSLQLYTVDPDTTYDAARMIATEGLADHIDLNFGCPVPKVTRRGGGAALPYKRRLFGRIVAAAVRACAGTDIPVTVKFRIGIDDDHHTHFDAGRIAEAEGAAAVALHARTAAQRYSGTADWSAIAALKEQVTTIPVLGNGDIFDADDALAMMAETGCDGVVIGRGCLGRPWLFAELSAAFNGVPAATPPTLGEVATIIGRHGELLAEHFGEDKGMRDIRKHVAWYLHGFPAGADLRRALALVKTRGELETLLGELDGDVPFPPHAAGPRGRQGSPSAVSLPDGWLADPDDLTVPTAADVMNSGG
- a CDS encoding LCP family protein codes for the protein MSDGHDPAAPPRSGAAPWERQPVVPAGFDQSGEPDPTAGFHPTSGPPPAPPAPEPEPAARSSGHHTDGIPAAELIARLGGLPPRPAPEPDPAFPPVPVPPSAPADPRPVLPPAPQRARQHDPEAPEPEAKAHTHRPRHPLLLAGRSLIALIAITALVLTGGAWQWMASKNHALRQVAALDPNSRDIRDANAQYGDENFLIVGVDSRYGENSGMGAGDTEDAGGARSDSIILVNIPANRKRVVAVSFPRDLAITPMRCEAWNAATGDYGPVYDEETGEYGPDYLYTETKLNSAYSFGGPKCLVKVIQKISGLSVSRFMAVDFAGFSKMVDALGGVDVCSTTPLEDYELGTVLEHAGHQRIDGHTALNYVRARQVTTEVNGDYGRIKRQQLFLSSLLRSMISKDTFFSLSKLNNVVNTFIADSYVANITTKDLVDLGQSVQGIAAGRITFVTLPTTGITDADGNEEPYTGAIEALFDAIIDDDPLPGENDKNETTTAVSTTGSSASGSHTTTSTTTTTTTAAAEPSTETVDVAAVAPHGVNVHVSNSTPHAGLGSSTSTALAAHGFSVDTPDDYSTELTHTVVRYSPGNEEAAATVAASLGNPPIERISGLGEGVQVILGADFTTVGAPPAAGSTIQVRKLQGSSETATADLPAGISLTNAADVTCE
- the phoU gene encoding phosphate signaling complex protein PhoU, with the translated sequence MRTAYHDQLAALSTRLGDMCGLSGRAMERATQSLLQADLLLAEQVISDHDQITRMSAQAEEEAFMILALQAPVAGDLRSIIAAIQIVADIDRMGALALHVAKITRRRHPQHALPEEVNGYFAEMGRLAVELGNSAREVLLSRDPEQAARIHEDDDAMDDLHRHLFTVLMDREWRHGVAAAVDVTLLGRFYERFADHAVEVARRVIFQVTGTFPEERACDTP
- the pstB gene encoding phosphate ABC transporter ATP-binding protein PstB → MAKRLDLKDVNIYYGSFHAVAEVSLSVSPRSVMAFIGPSGCGKSTVLRTLNRMHEVIPGARVEGSVLLDGDDIYGSGVDPVGVRKTVGMVFQRPNPFPTMSIRDNVVAGLKLQGVRNRKVLQETVEQSLKGANLWNEVKDRLDEPGGGLSGGQQQRLCIARAIAVQPEVLLMDEPCSALDPISTLAIEDLIAELKQDFTIVIVTHNMQQAARVSDQTAFFNLEATGKPGRLVEIDDTEKIFSNPTEKATEDYISGRFG